Below is a window of Sulfurisphaera ohwakuensis DNA.
TCATCAAGGTGGATATACTCTCTTTTAATTATATTTATGCTCTTAATAGGAATAAGTAGCGCATTTATCGCAATATCTCAATCTCAAGGAATAGTAAGCAAAGAAGAACAGCTTTTTGAGTTCCTCCGTCCTAACCTTTTGATAGTTTATCCCAAATCCCCAATTTCAAACTCACAAGTAAGTGTGGCTAAGTCGATGAAATATGTAAGTCAAGTTTACCCTGTAATAAATCAAACTATAGAAGTGGAAGTTAATGCCCAGAACTACACTTTTTACTTGTTAGGTATTGATAACCTTAGTATAATCACATCCTACACTCTTGTAGCTGGAACCACATTTGACTATTCTGGTTTAGTAATACCTTCATCATCGTCTATTCATATATCACCTGGTACATTAGTTAAGGTATACGTAAACAAAGATGCCAAATATACCTATATAAGTGGGGTTATATCTTATTCTCATACAGTGTTTCAGAGGATAGGTGTTTCGTCCTCAACCCTCTTCCCTTCATATAATTGCCTTTTCACCTCACTTCAATATGCTGAGAAGCTCACTGGAGATAAAAACTACACTTTCTTAATAATACTGACTCAATCTCCTCTATATAATTCAAATGTTACTAGCGAAATACTTTCAGTGTTTCCTAATGCAACAGTTAAGTCTCTTGGTGTTTCCTCTACGGCTATAGCGAGACAATATGCATCTTTCACAGTATATTTAGTCTCCCTAAGTATAATAGCCATACTCACTTCTATAATAACTAACGGTAGTATAACTTCAATAAGTTTTAACAGAAGATTAAAAGAAATAGGAGTAATGATGGCTTTAGGAATGAAGAGGAGCCATATAGCATTACTTTATTTGCTTGAAAGTTTTATACTTGGGGCAGTAGGCGGTATTGCTGGTCTAATTGTGGGTTATTACATTACCGAAAATATAATGCTTACTAAAACTGTTACTTATACCCCAGTTTACTACCCGATTCAGTTAGTAGAGCTAGTTATTTTAAGTCTATTAGCCTCAAATATAGGTAGTATTTATCCTATATTTAGAGTATTTAAGTTAACACCCTCAGAGGTGATGAGATGAAACATGCTGTTCAGCTTATAGATGTAAGTAAAGTATATAAGTCTGGGAGTAATGAATGGGTTGCATTAAGAGACGTTAATTTAAATGTTGAAGAAGGAGAATTTATAGCCCTAGTGGGACCCTCAGGTTCTGGAAAGACTACAATGCTGAATATTATTGGTTTAATGGATTCTCCTACTGAAGGCCATGTAATTCTTGAGGGTAAGGATGTAACTTACTTAAGTGAGAAGGAGAAATCCGAGTTTAGGAATAAATATATTGGTTATGTCTTTCAGTCATATAACCTAATTTCCTTTTTAACAGTGTACCAGAATGTTGAACTGCCTTTAATTATTTCTGGGATATCAAAGAAGGAAAGAGAGAAGATCGTTGAGGAAGTTTTAAACTTAGTCCCTGGAATTTATGAGCTTAGGAATAAAAAACCAACGCAACTTTCTGGAGGACAACAACAGAGAGTTGCAATAGCTAGAGCTCTAGTAACTAAACCAAAGCTGATCCTTGCTGACGAACCTACTGCAAACTTAGATGTAAATACTGGAAAGGCTATAGTTGATCTATTTAAAAAGATAAAAGATGAGATGGGGATAACCATAGTTATGGCTACACATGATTTAGAGATGCTGAAAAATTGTGATAGAATAGTTTACATAAGAGATGGGAAAATTGAAAGAATTGAGGACAAGTTATAACCTAATGATTAGGCAGTAATATGTATCATGAAATCTTATTGAATTAGTTCATAGATTTTTTCTAAATTTAAAATTACTAAATAATTTAATAATTAAATATTTCAACTTAATCTATTATTATGATAATATTCACAAATTACAATAGTAGTAGTATGACAAGAGATGTTTGTTAGAAGTAGAAAAAGAATTTTTTGTTAATTCAATTTCATTATCTTTATTTCTGTATACTTATACTTTGGAGTTTTTGTAATTTCATCAAGTTCATCACATATGATATAATTAACTTTAGGATCATGCATATACATTATTGCAGTTCCTTTCTGAACATCTTTGGAAATCATTACCCTGAAATTCATTTTTCCACATTCAGAAGTTACTAAAACTTCCTCATTATCTCTTATTTTTAATTCTAGTGCATCTTCATTGCTAATATAGATTAAACTTTCATATTTTCCATATCCTGGTATTCTTCCAGTGATTACGTCGGTATTATATCTGGTCACATTTCTAACAGTAATTAATATTATTCCATTCTTAACTTCTGGCTGTTCTACGAAAATTAATTTCGCCTTATTTGTCTCTGTGTAAAACTTTTCATCATATAAATAAATCTCATGGTTAGGATATCTTGAGTTCGTAGAATAATCCATGATTTCATCTAAAGTTAAATTGGAGTACAAAGGAACAACTTTTTTTATCTCTTCGAAAATTTCCTTTGGATCTGAGCTAAAATTATAGCCTAATTCCTCTGCAAGTTTCTTTAATATTTCATAATCTGGCTTAGCCTCCCCTGGAGGATCTATAGTTTTAAATCTCCACTTGACTAATCTATCCAAATTAGTAACTGAACCCTCTTTCTCAGCCCATACTGCGGCTGGCAAAACATAATGTGCTAAACTAGCTGTCTCTGTCATAAATGCGTCAATTACTACCAATAGATCTAGGCTCTTTAATTTTCTTTCAACTTTTTCTCTATTTGGTAAACTGATTAAGGGATTAAATCCCATGAATATGATAGCCCTAATATTATTATCTCTTAATAATGCTTCAGTTACTGATAATCCAGGTTTAGTTGGTGGTAGAAAATTCCATATTTCTGCTAATTTTTTAGCGTTTTCTTCATCCATTGTACCGTTAGGAAATTTATCTGGCTTTAGAAGATCCCCTGAACCTTGAACATTAGTTTGTCCTCTAAATACTAAAAGTCCTCCGTTCTTTCCTATATTTCCAGTAAGTAATGCTAAGTTTATATAAGCTCTAACACCATTAACCCCTGAAGACTGAGTTAAACCAAGTCCCCATGAAAATATTACTCCTTTTTGGGCAATTAACTCAGCAAACTTTTTTATATTCTCTCTTCTTACTCCTGTTACCTTTTCAGCGTACTCTAACTCGTATTTTGACACTCCTTTAGCATATTCTTCAAAACCAATCACCCTTTCTTTAATGAACTTTTCATCGATTAACGAATTTTCAATTAAATAATTTCCTATTGCATTAAACAATGCTATATCTGTTCCTGGTCTTAATCTTAAATGAAGATCAGAAAATTTTGCTGTCCCAGTTACTCTAGGATCTATTACAATGAGTTTAGTACCGTTCTTTTTTGCCTCGGTCAAATACTGAGATAATACGGGGTGGCTTTCAGTAATAGATTCTCCCGTGATTACTACTACTTTCATTCTAGGGATCATTTCTACGGAAACTGATGAAGCCCCTATTCCAACCATTTCCTTTAATGCAGTTGCTGAAGGATCATGGCATACTCTAGCGCAAGAATCTATGTTATTAGTACCCATAGCTCTTGCTAATTTCTGCATTAAATAGTCTTCTTCTAAAGTGTTTTGACACCCACCATAAAATGCTATTGCGTCGCTACCATATTGCTGAATTATTTCCTTAAGTTTAGAAGCTATTTCTTTTATCGCTATTTCCCAACTTATTCTTATATGCTCTCCCTTAACTTTCTTCAAAGGGTAAGTCAATCTATCCCAAGCAAAAATAGGTTCATATGCCAGAGTTCCCTTTCCACATAAGTGTCCCCTACTTACAACATGTTCTTTAACTGGAGATAATCTTATAATAGTCGAACTCTCTACATATAATTCAACACCACATCCTACTCCACAAAATGGACAAATGCTCTTTACTGTTTCCATTATGTTACTATGCGTTCTTATAAATAAAAATTTGCGTTAAATAGTTCTTTAGAGTAAATATTTGATATATTGTAATTAATAATAATAGAATAAAAAATAATACTGAAGGGATATAATAGTTATTTTCTTAGAATTTAAAAATATGAATTATGTTTAATTTCGATTAGATACTCAATTTATGGAAAAAAGTATAGTTATAATCTTATGTTATCTTCTTACTAACATTAGCATTCGGCTAGCAATTGGCGAGACTATTAGAATACCTTAGAATCCATTAAGATATGTTACTTTACTTTTTATATAAAAGCTAGTATAAGACAGAATTTCATAGAATTAAATCATATAACAAATTAGTATATATAAGGGCACGTCTAAAGACAAGATAACCTATATAGGTTTTATTAGCCGGGGGGAGTAATACTCCTCGGCTGGGGAAACATGATCGAGGAAAGAACTGAAGCAAAGTCTTCGGTCAAGGGCGTGACAAACCCCTACCGTCGGACTGAACATTGTGGAAAAATCCACGAATATAGGCACTACATACTAACGTCTCTAACAAACTTGGGTTTGCAACCGTGGGAGGTGTGACAAAGAGGTAGGGGTAATTGGAATAGATGTATCAAAAGATTATCTAATTACAAGTAGGGGGAGGGAAAGAAAATACAAGAACAACTTGAAGGGTTACGAAGAAATCCTTGAGATGAAACCTTGCGCAATAGTCCTTGAACCTACGGGAGTATACGCAATAAGACCAAGCCAATACTTCAAGGAGAAGGGTGTAAAAGTACTACAAGTAAGTCCAAACGTATTATCAAGAGAAAAGGAGTTTAGAGGAAAGAAAACAGATTTTTATGACGCTGAAAAATTAGAAAACATGGCTGACAAGGCTAAAGAATATGAATACAACCCCTTGAAGGAGTTAGTAACACTCTACCTCTTCCTCAAGGACATGGAAGTAAAATACGAGAACAGGCTAAAGAGGACACTATTCCTAGTAAGTGACAACGACAAGATAAACAAGGAAAGGTTAGAAAAACTCGCAAATGGGGATTTTACACAAGAAGAGCTCTACAACCTAGAATACACACCAATAGTACTCGAAGAAATAAGAGTATTGGCAAAAACACTCTTGGAAACGCAAGAGAGGTTGAAAGAGGTTAGGAGGATGATTGAGGAGCAAGTTCCCGAGGATCACGTTTTGTTGACTATCCCGGGAATTGGGAGGCTTGCAGCTGGGATTATCATGGGGGTTGTTGGTGATATTAGGTGCTTTCCTAAGCCAGAATCTTTTGTTGCTTATTGTGGTTTAGACCCAATTGTTGAGAGGAGTGGTAGGGGTGTGATAAGTAGGGGGATTTCGAAGAGGGGTAATAAGTATTTGCGTAGTTTATTCTACTTCTTGGCAAAGATGAATTATTCTAGGAATCCAACGTTGTTGAAGTTTTATGAGTCTCATAAGGATAGGTTACGAGGTAAGAAGTTATATACTGCTTTGGCAAGGAAGTTGGCTAGGATTGTATGGAGTGTTTGGTATAATAATAAGCCTTATGAGCCTAAGTGATTAAAGGTCCCTCCCCCTTAATCGCCACGTGGGTCTAGATGGCCCACGTGGCAATCTTAGCTAACACTATTCTTGAAGTATGACCGAAAGATTTATTACTGAACGCCCTTGTGATTTATGACTTCAACAGTAAATTCTCAATTTACATTGTATTTAATTAAAAATTAGTGCCGCGGCCGGGATTTGAACCCGGGCCACGGGCTTGAGAGGCCCGCATACTTTCGGCGTATCGAGCTTGACCGGGCTATACTACCGCGGCGTTATTATATTAAAATTATAAGCATAAAAAGTTTAAGCTTAATTTCTCACGGATATTTTGCTTTACGTCCTATTATCCATGGTAAGACGAAGAAAATTAATGCAATTATCGTAAATAATATTCCAAATATAAATAGATAGGGTAATTGAGAAGGATTACCTGCTCCAAATACTATAGGTATGGGTCCTAAAAATACTACGCCAGCAAAGCCTCCATTTGTAGTTGTAGACACAGTAGTTGAGCTAATAGAAGCTAAAGTTAAAATGATTATACCTAGAAATATTAAACCTATTCCTGCATAGATTAGCTTCATATATAATATTATTATTTTGTTATCCTTTAACTTTTATTCGGATTAATTTCTTCTATATTTATTAAATGCTAGAAAAGTTTATATATACGTATAAGCATAAAGTTTATAAGGGGTTTTAAAAAGTTTCCCTCTTCTGGGTGGTTTTATGTCAGAAAGTAATAAATCTCAAGCTTCTGCTACTCCTTGTCCTCCAGATAAAATAGTTTTTGATGAGGAAAGAGGAGAGTATATTTGTACGGAAACTGGGGAAGTGATAGAAGAAAGGGCAATTGATCAGGGGCCCGAATGGAGGGCTTTCACTCCAGAAGAAAAAGAGAAAAGAAGTAGAGTTGGAGGTCCATTAAATCAGACTATACATGATATGGGTATATCCACTGTAATTGATTGGAAAGACAAAGACGCAATGGGTAGAACTTTAGATCCAAAGAGGAGATTAGAAGTATTAAGATGGAGAAAGTGGCAAATTAGAGCAAGAATACAATCTTCTATAGATAGAAACTTAGCACAAGCAATGAATGAGTTAGAGAGAATAGGAAACTTGCTTAATTTACCAAAGGCTGTAAAAGATGAGGCTGCTTTAATTTATAGAAAAGCTGTTGAGAAAGGATTAGTGAGAGGCAGAAGCATTGAAAGTGTTGTTGCAGCATCTATATATGCAGCTTGTAGAAGAATGAAGATGGCAAGGACATTAGATGAAATTGCTCAATTTACAAAGGCTAACAGAAAAGAAGTAGCTAGATGTTATAGATTAATTTTAAGAGAATTAGATATTAATGTCCCTGTCAGTGATCCAAAGGATTATGTTACTAGAATTGGTAGTTTGTTAGGCTTAAGCGGTTCTACAATGAAGATGGCAATAGATATTATTGAGAAAGCTAAAGAGTCTGGTCTAACGGCTGGAAAAGATCCTGCTGGTCTGGCGGCTGCTGCAATTTATATAGCGGCCTTACTTAATGATGAAAGAAGAACACAGAAAGAGATTGCACAGATTGCAGGTGTTACAGAAGTAACTGTTAGAAATAGATATAAGGAATTAACACAAGAGTTAAAAATTCAAATTCCAAACCAATAAAATTTTAACTTTTTTCTTAGTTTAACTCTTTTTATTTTCTTTCTTTTTATTCTATTATTATGATGTTAGATTCTGGGTAACCCATTTTCATAAGAAGTTCTTTTACTCTTTCTCTGTGATCTCCTTGTAATTCTATTTTTCCATTTTTAACTGTTCCGCCTGCAGCAAGCTTTGATTTGAGTTCTGAGGCTATTTTCTTTAATTCTACATCAGAACCAGAAAGGCCTTCTATTATTGTTACTTCTTTTCCATATCTTCTTTTTTCTACTTTTATTTTTATGAATTGTTCTTCTTTATTTAATTGTTCACAAATTTCGGGTGGTAGACCTCCACACAGATTATCAGACATTCTCAAAGATTTTTATTGTATTTGGGATTTTTCAACTTTTCTGTTAACAGTTAGGTTTTTAATTATGAGGTTTTTATTATCTCTTATGGCAAAATATAGGTGTGGTAACTGTTGGAGAGAATTTGATGACGAACAATTAAGAGCTCTTCCAGGTGTGAGATGTCCTTATTGCGGCTATAAAATAATCTATATGGTAAGAAAACCTACAGTGAAGGTTGTTAAAGCGATCTAGCCTTATAAATCTGGGCAGATGTTTCTAAGATTATTCTGGCTCCTAATACTGAGGTTATTCCAGATGGATCATGAGGTGGTGAAACTTCTACTACATCAAAGCCTACAACTCTTTTATCTATTATAAGCGATATAATATCTAGTACTGTAGTTGGGTCTAATCCTTCAGGCTCTGGAGTAGCTACACCTGGAGCATAGGCAGGGTCTATCCCATCCATATCATATGTTACATAGATTTTTTCACAATCTCTGAAATTGTTAACAATTTTCTTTGCAGTCTCTCTTACTCCTAATAATCTTATTTGGTGCGGTGTAAGGTAAGCTATTCCATTTTTATTTGCGTAATCTAATTCTTCTTTAGAGATAGCTCTTGTGCCTATTTCCATTATTTTAACTCCTTGTTCTGATATTCGTCTCATAACACAGGCGTGGTCGTATTTATAACCCATATATTCATCTCTAAGATCTAGATGTGCGTCAATACTAAGTACACAGTCTGCTTTAATTCCTTTTACAGTTCCTACAGTGACAGAATGTTCTCCACCTATACCTATTATTATTTTTCCTTTTTCGGCAAAATAACTAGTTACGTCAGATATTCTTCTTATATTTTCTTCTACATCAGACGGATGCATTACTACATCTCCTACATCATTAAATCCTACTTCTCCCATATCTATTCCAGTTCTTATAGAATAAAACTCAATAAATTGTGCATACTCTCTTATGGTAGATGGTGCAAATCTGGAACCGGGTCTGAAACTACTTGTTATATCTAATGGTAGACCAATTACAACAAATGGAGATGTTGGTTTATTAAATCCGGCAAATAATCTACTATTTTCATTTAAGTATAATAACCTGCTATCTGACATGAGAGTAGAAATTTTTAATCTTGTTTATATGCTTATCTCGTATGAGTGAGAAGTTAATTGAGTTGGCGAAAAGAAGAGGAATATTTTGGCCTTCATATGAAATTTACGGTGGTGTTGCAGGACTTTATGATATTGGTCCTATTGGTGTTAAAATAAAAAATAAGATTATTGAGTTATGGAGAAGATATTTTATCTATGATAATTCTGAGTTTGTAGTAGAAATAGAGACACCAATGATAACGCCTTATAAAGTATTAGAAGCTAGTGGTCATGTGGAAAACTTTACAGATCCAATTGTTGAATGTACAAAATGTCATAAAATTTATAGAGCTGATCATCTTATTGAAGAATTGGCTAAAATAAATGTTGAGGGTCTTTCGCCATCAGAATTAGATAGAATAATTAGAGAAAAAGGGCTAAAATGTCCTGCTTGTGGTGGTGAATTGGGTGAGGTAAGATTATTTAATTTGCTTTTTACTACAAATATCGGTCCATATGCTGGTAATCAAGGATTTTTAAGACCAGAAACAGCACAAGGAATGTTTACCTCATTTAAGAGAGTTTTTGAGGCATTTAGGCAAAAGTTGCCTTTAGGCATTGCACAAGTAGGTAGGGTCGCTAGGAATGAAATTTCTCCTAGGCAAGGTCTAATAAGAATGAGAGAATTTACCATAATGGAAGTAGAATTTTTCTTTGACCCAGAAAGTAATGTAAATCCACCTCTTGAAAAATTCGGCAATATGAAGCTTAATATCTTAAGGGGAGAAGACAAACTTAAGAATGAAAAACCGAAAGAATATAGTATTGAAGAACTTCTAAATGAGAAGATAGTATTGAATCCTTGGATGTTATATTGGATGGCTACTGCTGCTAAATTTGTCACCGCATTAGGTATGAAATCATATTATTTTGAAGAAAAATTACCTCATGAAAGAGCGCACTATTCTAAGCAAACTTTTGATCAAATTGTTGTTATAGGAGACGAAAAAGTTGAAATCTCCGGGCACGCATATAGAACTGATTACGATTTAAGTAGACATATGAAGTATAGTGGACAAGATATGACTGTTTTCAAAAAATATGATAAGCCAAAAACTATAAAGAGAAAGATAGTTGTAATTAATAAAGATTCTCTAAATAAGGAAGATAAAGAATTTGTAAAGAATTTTATGAGTTTTATATCTTCTAAGAAACCAGAAGAAATAGAGGAACTTATTAAGGCAAATGAGAAAGTAAATGGCAAAAACATATCTAGTTATGTAAAAATATTAGAGAAGGAAGAGAAAGTTAACGGTGAAAAAATCGTACCTCATGTAGTTGAGCCCTCTTTTGGTGTTGAGAGATGTTTATATCTAACTCTATTAAATGCTTATAAGGAGAAAGAAGGAAGGATAGTGTTATCATTACCTAAATATTTAGCTCCTTATGATGTTGCTGTATTTCCACTTTTAGAAAGGGAGGAGCTTATTAACAAGGCTAAAGAAGTATATAATCTCGTTAGAGAAAGATTTGATACAATTTTTGATGATTCTGGTAGTATAGGAAAAAGATATGCTAGAGCTGATGAAATTGGTGTTCCTTATTCTATAACGATTGATCCACAGACTTTAGTTGATAATTCTGTAACTATTAGAGACAGGGATACTTGGCAGCAAATAAGAGTTAATATTAACGATATTGTCTCGGTATTAGAAAGGTTGTTTAAGGGTGAAGAGTTTAATAAGGTAGGTAAAGTAATTAATAATGAAAATGAGTAAGGATGAAAAAGAAGAGGAAAAGAAGGTTGATGTAAAATCGTTAGTAAATATTATACCTCCTGCATCTTCTTTAAAGAAGAGTAAAGCTCCGCCTAAAGAAAAGAGAGTGAAAATGAAAAAGAGACCAGATGTAGATCAAGGCATTATTTTAATTTCAAGTAAATTAGCCACAGAACTAGGAATAAGTGATGAGGCAGAGGTATCCATAAAGGGAAAAAGAGCTAAGTTTAAGGTTATTATTCAAGATGGATTGCCAGATACAGAAATTTATGGAAATGATGCAGACATGATAAAATTAGGTCTTGAGGATAACAGTACAGTGAGCGTGAGGGCTTCTAAATGAATGAAAGTGATATAGAGATAGGTAGAGT
It encodes the following:
- a CDS encoding ABC transporter permease; this translates as MKFSDIFELAITDISSRWIYSLLIIFMLLIGISSAFIAISQSQGIVSKEEQLFEFLRPNLLIVYPKSPISNSQVSVAKSMKYVSQVYPVINQTIEVEVNAQNYTFYLLGIDNLSIITSYTLVAGTTFDYSGLVIPSSSSIHISPGTLVKVYVNKDAKYTYISGVISYSHTVFQRIGVSSSTLFPSYNCLFTSLQYAEKLTGDKNYTFLIILTQSPLYNSNVTSEILSVFPNATVKSLGVSSTAIARQYASFTVYLVSLSIIAILTSIITNGSITSISFNRRLKEIGVMMALGMKRSHIALLYLLESFILGAVGGIAGLIVGYYITENIMLTKTVTYTPVYYPIQLVELVILSLLASNIGSIYPIFRVFKLTPSEVMR
- a CDS encoding ABC transporter ATP-binding protein, which codes for MKHAVQLIDVSKVYKSGSNEWVALRDVNLNVEEGEFIALVGPSGSGKTTMLNIIGLMDSPTEGHVILEGKDVTYLSEKEKSEFRNKYIGYVFQSYNLISFLTVYQNVELPLIISGISKKEREKIVEEVLNLVPGIYELRNKKPTQLSGGQQQRVAIARALVTKPKLILADEPTANLDVNTGKAIVDLFKKIKDEMGITIVMATHDLEMLKNCDRIVYIRDGKIERIEDKL
- the fdhF gene encoding formate dehydrogenase subunit alpha — protein: METVKSICPFCGVGCGVELYVESSTIIRLSPVKEHVVSRGHLCGKGTLAYEPIFAWDRLTYPLKKVKGEHIRISWEIAIKEIASKLKEIIQQYGSDAIAFYGGCQNTLEEDYLMQKLARAMGTNNIDSCARVCHDPSATALKEMVGIGASSVSVEMIPRMKVVVITGESITESHPVLSQYLTEAKKNGTKLIVIDPRVTGTAKFSDLHLRLRPGTDIALFNAIGNYLIENSLIDEKFIKERVIGFEEYAKGVSKYELEYAEKVTGVRRENIKKFAELIAQKGVIFSWGLGLTQSSGVNGVRAYINLALLTGNIGKNGGLLVFRGQTNVQGSGDLLKPDKFPNGTMDEENAKKLAEIWNFLPPTKPGLSVTEALLRDNNIRAIIFMGFNPLISLPNREKVERKLKSLDLLVVIDAFMTETASLAHYVLPAAVWAEKEGSVTNLDRLVKWRFKTIDPPGEAKPDYEILKKLAEELGYNFSSDPKEIFEEIKKVVPLYSNLTLDEIMDYSTNSRYPNHEIYLYDEKFYTETNKAKLIFVEQPEVKNGIILITVRNVTRYNTDVITGRIPGYGKYESLIYISNEDALELKIRDNEEVLVTSECGKMNFRVMISKDVQKGTAIMYMHDPKVNYIICDELDEITKTPKYKYTEIKIMKLN
- a CDS encoding TIGR00304 family membrane protein, with protein sequence MKLIYAGIGLIFLGIIILTLASISSTTVSTTTNGGFAGVVFLGPIPIVFGAGNPSQLPYLFIFGILFTIIALIFFVLPWIIGRKAKYP
- a CDS encoding transcription initiation factor IIB; its protein translation is MSESNKSQASATPCPPDKIVFDEERGEYICTETGEVIEERAIDQGPEWRAFTPEEKEKRSRVGGPLNQTIHDMGISTVIDWKDKDAMGRTLDPKRRLEVLRWRKWQIRARIQSSIDRNLAQAMNELERIGNLLNLPKAVKDEAALIYRKAVEKGLVRGRSIESVVAASIYAACRRMKMARTLDEIAQFTKANRKEVARCYRLILRELDINVPVSDPKDYVTRIGSLLGLSGSTMKMAIDIIEKAKESGLTAGKDPAGLAAAAIYIAALLNDERRTQKEIAQIAGVTEVTVRNRYKELTQELKIQIPNQ
- the yciH gene encoding stress response translation initiation inhibitor YciH, producing the protein MSDNLCGGLPPEICEQLNKEEQFIKIKVEKRRYGKEVTIIEGLSGSDVELKKIASELKSKLAAGGTVKNGKIELQGDHRERVKELLMKMGYPESNIIIIE
- a CDS encoding DNA-directed RNA polymerase subunit P; its protein translation is MAKYRCGNCWREFDDEQLRALPGVRCPYCGYKIIYMVRKPTVKVVKAI
- the speB gene encoding agmatinase, whose protein sequence is MSDSRLLYLNENSRLFAGFNKPTSPFVVIGLPLDITSSFRPGSRFAPSTIREYAQFIEFYSIRTGIDMGEVGFNDVGDVVMHPSDVEENIRRISDVTSYFAEKGKIIIGIGGEHSVTVGTVKGIKADCVLSIDAHLDLRDEYMGYKYDHACVMRRISEQGVKIMEIGTRAISKEELDYANKNGIAYLTPHQIRLLGVRETAKKIVNNFRDCEKIYVTYDMDGIDPAYAPGVATPEPEGLDPTTVLDIISLIIDKRVVGFDVVEVSPPHDPSGITSVLGARIILETSAQIYKARSL
- the glyS gene encoding glycine--tRNA ligase, which gives rise to MSEKLIELAKRRGIFWPSYEIYGGVAGLYDIGPIGVKIKNKIIELWRRYFIYDNSEFVVEIETPMITPYKVLEASGHVENFTDPIVECTKCHKIYRADHLIEELAKINVEGLSPSELDRIIREKGLKCPACGGELGEVRLFNLLFTTNIGPYAGNQGFLRPETAQGMFTSFKRVFEAFRQKLPLGIAQVGRVARNEISPRQGLIRMREFTIMEVEFFFDPESNVNPPLEKFGNMKLNILRGEDKLKNEKPKEYSIEELLNEKIVLNPWMLYWMATAAKFVTALGMKSYYFEEKLPHERAHYSKQTFDQIVVIGDEKVEISGHAYRTDYDLSRHMKYSGQDMTVFKKYDKPKTIKRKIVVINKDSLNKEDKEFVKNFMSFISSKKPEEIEELIKANEKVNGKNISSYVKILEKEEKVNGEKIVPHVVEPSFGVERCLYLTLLNAYKEKEGRIVLSLPKYLAPYDVAVFPLLEREELINKAKEVYNLVRERFDTIFDDSGSIGKRYARADEIGVPYSITIDPQTLVDNSVTIRDRDTWQQIRVNINDIVSVLERLFKGEEFNKVGKVINNENE